In Novosphingobium sp. RL4, the sequence GCGCAGCTCTATCCCTCGATGTACAACCTGCTCAAGGGCACCAGCCTGCCGATCGGCGGCGATACGCTGGCGGAAGGTATCGCGGTCTTCGCGCCCGGCCAGTTCACCTCGTCGGTGCTGCGCGAACTGCTCGACGAGTTCCTGCTGGTAAGCGAATCAGGCATCGAGAGCGCGCTGGCGCTCCTGCTCCAGATCGAGAAGACGCTGGTGGAAGGCGCCGGCGCCACCGGGCTCGCGGCGGTCATGGCCAACCGCGAACTGTTCGCGGGCCGCAAGGTGGGCATCGTCCTGTCGGGCGGCAACATCGATACCCGTCTGCTGGCGAACGTGCTGCTGCGCGACCTTGCCCGCTCCGGCCGGCTTGCGCGCCTGCGGATCGGCCTTCAGGACCGTGCCGGCGCGCTGTTCAAGGTCGCCAAGGTGTTCCACGAGCATAATGTCAACATCATCGAGGTGTTCCACCAGCGCATCTTCACGCACCTGCCCGCCAAGGGCCTGGTGACCGAGATCGAGTGCGAGGCGCGCGACAAGGCCCAGCTCGACGCGCTCGTCGCGGGGCTGCGGCGTGAAGGCTACGAAGTGAAGCAGGTCGAGACCGAGTAGTTATCGGCCCGAACGGCATTCATCCGGATCAACGCAAAAGGCGGCGGAGGGGCATTCCCTCCGCCGCCTTTTGCTTTTTTCGGACAAGCGGCAGTGTTAACTGTGTGGGCCATATCTGCTAACGGTCACAGGCTGGAAAGAACCGATCCGGGACAACCTGACGAAAACGGAACCCACTTGGTCACGATTCAGGCGAGGCTGAACCGGATTCGTGGTTAAAACGCTTTCAACAGCCCCATCGGCTATGCATATTCAGGGCTAACGCGGAGAATCCCCCGGGAGGGGCGGCTTTCCATCAGTCTAGAGGATAACCTTCGTCCGTGACGGCACCCGTTCGTTTTCCCCGGTTCTTCGTGACCAGCCCGGCCCCGTGCCCCTATCTGCCGGGCCGCAGCGAACGGAAAGTGTTCACCGAACTCAAGGGCCCTCACGCCGATTCGCTGAACGACGCGCTGGGCCGCATCGGCTTCCGCCGCAGCCAGACGGTGGCCTATCGCCCGTCCTGCCTCGATTGCAACGCTTGCGTCTCGGTGCGGGTGGTCGCGGATGAATTCGTCGCCTCCAGCACCCAGAAGCGCCTGATGAAGCGCAACGGCGATCTGGTCGCCACGGTCTGCCGGCCATGGTCCACCAGCGAACAGTTCGAACTGCTCCAGAGCTATCTCTCGGTGCGCCATCCCGAAGGCGGGATGACCTCGATGGACGAAGTGGACTTTGCGGACATGGTCGAACATACCCCCGTCACCAGCTACGTCATCGAGTATCGCGAACCTTCGGTGGACGGCGTTACGCCGGGTCGTCTCGTCGGCGCCTGCCTGACCGACCGCCAGTGCGACGGTCTGTCGATGATCTACAGCTTCTACGATCCCCATCACGAAGCGCGGCAGGGGCTGGGGACCTACATCATCCTCGATCATATCCAGCGTGCCACCGAGATGGGGCTATCCTACGTCTACCTTGGTTACTGGGTCGAAGGCTCGCCGCGGATGCAGTACAAGGTGCGCTTCCGCCCCATGGAAAAGCTCGGCCGCACCGGATGGGAGCGTCTCGCCGCCGAGGATCAGGAACGCCTGATCGCCGCCGCCGTGGCCAATCCCCGCAGCCGTGCCGACGTGGGCGAAGGTGTGCGCAAGGACGGCGTGCCCTCCATCGCCCAGTAAGCGCGGTATCCTTCAGGCGAGGGCGTAAAGCTTGGCTTCGTCCTCGCGCCTGCGTTTCAGGCCTTCCAGCACCTTGCCGTCATTGTAGATCCATTTCCCGAACTGCGCCGCCGCTTCGGCGAAGCGGCCCTCCCTGTGCAGGCGGGTGAGCGTGGCCTTGGCGATGGCCCCGGTGTTGTAGTGGAAAGAGACCAGCGCATTGAACTGGTTGGGCGTGGTGGCCGCGCCGCCGATTGCCGTGCGGACCTGGCGGACGTAACGCTCGATCTCGCTTTCGAACCGGGCGTCACACTGAGCCTGCGTCCAGACTGTGCCCGGACCGATATCGGTGCCGGTCGATCCCCAGCCGATGGTCCAGGGCTTGCCGTCCCTGCTGCCGGGATCGGGGTAGGCTTCGAAAAGGCCATCGGCGCGGCGCCTGGCGCAACCCTCCCATTTGTGGATCAGCGCGCGGCCGGACGCGCCGAGGGTGGGAACGGCGGCGGCGGGCGGTTCCTCGCCCAGTCCCCGGTCGATCGCGGCGTCCAGCGCGATGACGTCGGCGGCGGTGAACCCGCGGCCGAGCAACTGTCGAACTTCGTCGAAAATCGGCTTGCGATCGAGCATCTGCCTCTCCTTGCTGGTGGGAAAGGCCGATCAAGTAAGCCGGACCGGGGGGTGTAGGAAAATGGTTTTTACAGGCGCGGGCCCGATCAGAGCTTCTTCAGCACACCGTTGACCGGGATCGCGATGCTGGAACCGCCCGCCACGGGATCGCCGTCGAAGCTCGCCTGCGTGCCGTCCTCGGCGGTCACGGTCACGGTAGGGCCGGCCTGCGTGAAGGTCAGGGTGCCGCCGCCCAGCGTGGGAATCTCGATCTTGCCGTCCTTGCTGGCCTTGATGGCCGCGGAAATGTCCTGCGGCGTCATGTAGCCGGTCAGCATGTGGTCCTTGATGAGCGCGGCAAGGGCGGCATGGTCGTCCGCCTCGGTAAGCTTCTTGGCCGGATCGCCCAGCTTCGCGAAAGCGTCGTCCTCCGGCGCGATAAGGGTATAGCTGGCCTTCTCGCGGAACACGCCTTCGATGCCGGTTTCCTTGAGCGCTTCGGCCACGGTCTGCAGCCCGTCCGTATTGTCGAGCGCATCGGGCAGCGATGCTGACGCCGGCGTCGTGCCATCCGCCGCGGACGTCGCGCCGGCCTGTTCCCCGGCGCCGTCCTTCCCCGAACAGGCGGCAAGCGAGAGCCCCGCAGCGGCGAGCAGCACGATTCCGATACCTTCCTTGCGCATGTACTTCCTCCAGTAACGCCGGTCAGGCGAGCAGTTCGATAGCCGCCCGGACAAGGCGTGTGGCCGGATCGAGCTGGTAGATATAGCCGTCGCTGTAGCGGTAGAGTGCGTCCGTCCCGTCCGAATACTGATCGCGGTAGCCGTAGGGCACGTTGTAGACGTCATAGCCCGCTGGCATGGCCTGGCCGACCTGTACACGACTGCCGACGAGCAGCGCGGCAATTCCGGTGATCGCGGCATTTTCGGGTTTCACCCGGTAGATCGTGTTGTCGTAGTAGCGATAGGAGCCTTCGGAACCGAGGCCGTAATAGCTCGTGTAATAGCCCGGCAGCGCTACCGGCTTGTAGGTTCCCGGCCAGTTCCGCCCTACCGCCAGCGCACCGCCCAGCAGGGGTACGTAGCTGGCCACGGAATTGCCCGTGCCGATGCGCAGCATGTAGCCGTCCGCATAGCGATAACGCGTCTCGTCGTCATAGCCGCGCGAGAACCAGCCGGGGTCATGCCATGCATGGCTGGGAGGATGCGTTTCGGCGGGGAGCTTGCAGCCGGCGAACTTCCGATCGAGCCCAGGCGGGCAGCCATTGAAATGCGGCTGCCTGTCGGCGGCGGCCCATCCCATGTCGTCCTTCCGGGTGACGACCCGTACCCGGTCGTTGGTGGGGACGCGGAATTCGCGGCCATGTGCGTCCTTGTAACCGATCTCGCGGATATCCTCCCGGCGCGCGGGCTGGCCCGGCCGTGGGGTTTCCGGGCGGGCGCCGTCAGGCTGGCGCTCGTTGTTCTTTTTCATTTGCTCGGGATGGGACTGGCCAGGCTGTTCGCGCCGCGCCTGATCCTGCTGGCGCTGCTCTCGCCGGGCGGTTTCGCGGTTTTGCGCCTCGGCGGATGCGCGCTGCTCCGGGCTCGTGCGGCCCGGCTGGTCGCGGCTGGACTGCTCCCGATTCCCCTCCTCTCGACTCCCCTGTTCGCGAGGTGCCTGATCCCGAGGGGGTGCTTCCTTGCGGGCTTGCTCGGCGTGCTGCTGTTCGGAGCGTTGCTGCTGTTGGCGGGCTTCCGGTCGATCGGGCCGGCGCCCGCTCTCGGCAGGCCTATCTCCCGAAGGCCGATCTCCGGCAGGCTGGGCAACGGCAGAACCGGCGGCAAGCGCCAGAGCGGCAGCCCCCGCAAGCCATGTGCAATTCCTGGGCATCGCTGCTTCTCCTTTTCGGCGAAGGGAAACGCGGGGCGACGATAGCTGTTCCAGACTGGGTTGTCGTCAACCGCCGTAACGGAACGTCGCGCGGCAAGAGCATATGACCTAACGAAAAGGGCGCCCGGATTGCTCCGGGCGCCCCACTCGGCGAACTGATGCTCCTTCCCCGAAGGGGAGGAGGCGCGATCAGGCGCTGTAATACATGTCGAACTCGACGGCCGACGGCGTGGTTTCCCAGCGCAGCACTTCCGGCCACTTCAGTTCGAGGTACGATTCGATCTGGTCGACGGTGAACACGCCGCCTTCGAGAAGGAAGGCATGGTCGGCCTGGAGCGAATCGAGCGCTTCACGCAGCGAACCGCAGACGGTCGGCACTTCGGCGAGTTCGGCCGGCGGCAGATCGTAGAGGTTCTTGTCCATGGCTTCGCCCGGGTGGATCTTGTTCTTGATCCCGTCGAGACCGGCCATGAGCAGCGCGGCGTAGCAGAGGTAGGGGTTGGCCATCGCGTCGGGGAAGCGGAATTCCACGCGCTTTGCCTTGTCACCCGCACCGTAGGGGATGCGGCACGAAGCGGAGCGGTTGCGGGCCGAGTAGGCCAGCAGCACCGGAGCTTCGTAGCCCGGCACCAGGCGCTTGTAGCTGTTGGTGGTCGGGTTGGTGAAGGCGTTCAGGGCCTTGGCGTGCTTGATGACGCCGCCGATGAAGTACAGGCACATGTCCGACAGGCCGGCGTAGCCGTTACCGGCGAACAGCGGGTTACCCTTGTCCCAGATCGAGATGTGGGTGTGCATGCCCGAGCCGTTGTCCTTCATGATCGGCTTCGGCATGAACGTGGCGGTCTTGCCATATGCCTGTGCGACCATGTGGACGACGTACTTGTAGATCTGCATGCGGTCGGCAGTGGTGACCAGCGTGCCGAAGGTCAGGCCGAGTTCGTGCTGGGCAGCAGCCACTTCGTGGTGGTGCTTGTCGCAGGGCAGGCCCATTTCGAGCATGGTGGTGACCATCTCGCCGCGGATGTCCACGGCCGAGTCAACCGGAGCGACCGGGAAGTAGCCGCCCTTGGCGCGCGGACGGTGGGCAAGGTTGCCGGTGTCGTAGGACTTGTCCGAGTTGCCGGGCAGCTCGATGTCGTCGATCTTGAAGCCGTTGCCTTCGTAGCCGTCGTAGAACTTCACGTCGTCGAACATGAAGAATTCGGCTTCGGGGCCGACGTACACGGTGTCGCCGAAACCGGCCGACTTGACGAAGGCTTCGGCGCGCTTCGCGGTCGAGCGCGGGTCGCGGGCGTAGAGGTCACCGGTCGAGGGTTCCACGATGTCGCAGAACAGGATGAGCATCGGGGTGGCCGAGAACGGATCGACGTAAACGGCGTCGAGGTCGGGCTTGAGGATCATGTCCGACTCGTTGATGGCCTTCCAGCCCTCGATCGACGAACCGTCGAACATCAGGCCGTCTTCCAGCTCGTCCTCGCCGAGGATCGAAGCGACCATGGTGAGGTGCTGCCACTTGCCCTTCGGGTCGGTGAAACGCAGATCAACCCACTCGATCTCTTCGTCCTTGATCCTCTTGAGGACGTCCTTTGCACTAGCCATTAGAGTAGTCTCCAGTGATGCTCTTCCGATCCCGAAAGAGGCTTGGGTTTGTCATTGTCCACGGGACGTCCCCGGCCCCCGCCGGTTCATCCCGATCCGGCCGAAGCCGGGCAATAGGATTCCGGCCTGCGCCGGGATAAATGCGATAAGCGGGGGCTGACCCCTATATTACAGGGCGTCGTCGTCCCGTTCGCCGGTGCGGATGCGCACGGCGGTTTCGACGGGGACGACGAAGATCTTGCCGTCACCGATGCGGCCGGTCTGGGCGGCGTCGGCAATGGCTTCGACCACGCGTTCGGCCAGCGCATCGGGAACGACCACTTCGAGCTTCACCTTGGGCAGGAAGTCGACCACGTATTCGGCGCCGCGATAGAGCTCGGTATGGCCCTTCTGGCGGCCGAAGCCCTTCGCCTCGGTGACGGTGATACCGGAAACGCCAACTTCGTGCAGTGCTTCCTTCACTTCGTCGAGCTTGAACGGCTTGATGATAGCTTCGATCTTTTTCACGCCAGTGTTGACCCCTGCATGCTCCCGGATGTTTTCCGAAGACATTCCGGTCCGGGAACCGGATGCCTCGCGCGCGATTCCCATCAAGAATCGTGCCAATGCGGATGTTCCTCTGGTAGGCGAAGTGTGCAGCCGCGAAAAGACCGGAATCGCACGTTTTACCAACCCCGGTAAGCAGACTCATGCGGGTAAGTACCCGGTTGGCGACATTATGTGTTCAAGATATGAGCACGCCCTGCCTTAAAATTGTGCATGGGCGTAAAAATGCCCTGGTAGGCGGGCTGGTGGGCAGACGTGGTTGGTTAACGCAAGAAGGCGCCGGAGACCGCGTGGGTTTCCGGCGCCTTCTTGCGTTAAGGATATGTCGGAACGAAGTCGGCTCCCTGCCGACCAGGCGTTCTCAGAGCCGCAGGCCCGCTGTCTCGGGAAGACCGGCCATCAGGTTGAGGTTCTGCACTGCGGCGCCGCTCGCCCCTTTGCCCAGATTGTCGAGCGTGGCGACGAGACGGGCCTGAGAGCCGTCCTTCGCGCCGAGGACCCGCAGCGTCAGGCTGTCCACCGGCTCCATGGAGGCGCGCAGCAGCAATTCGTCGGGCTGGTCGTCCACCACGGTGACGATTTCGCTGCCGGCATAGAAGCCGGAGAGCGCGGCGCGCAGGTCGGCAGGCGTTCCGGCACCGGACATCATCGAGAGGTGCAGGGGGACTTCCACCAGCATCCCGCGATGGGCAGGTACCACCGCCGGTGCGAAGATCGGGGCGTGAGCGAGGCCGACGTGCGTCGTCATCTCGGGCACATGCTTGTGGCCGAGCGCCAGGCCGTAAGCGCGGAAGGCGATGTCGCGGTCTTCCTCGAAACGGCCGATCAGCGCCTTGCCGCCGCCCGAATAGCCGGAGACCGCGTGGCAGACGTAAGGCCAGTCAGCCGGGAGCAGGCCCGCCTTGACCAAGGGAGCGACCAGCGCGATGAACCCGGTCGGGTAACAGCCGGGATTGCTGACGAAACGCGCGGCGGCAACGGCCTCTCGCCCGATCACTTCGGGGAAGCCGTAAGTCCAGTCCGGTGCCACGCGGTGCGCCGAGGAGGCGTCGATCACGCGGGTCGTGTCATTGCGGATCATGCCGACGGCGGCTTTCGCTGCATCGTCGGGCAGGCAGAGGATCACGAAATCCGCCGCGTTCAGTGCTTCGGCGCGGGCATCGTCGTCCTTGCGGCGGGCATCGTCGAGGACGATCAGTTCGAACTCGGCGCGGCCCTCGAGCCGCTCGGCGATTTCGAGGCCGGTGGTGCCGGCCGCGCCGTCGATGAAGACCGTCTTCGTCATCAGTCTTGCGCCTTCAGAGCATCGAGCGGGAGATAGCCGACCTGGCCGTCTTCGCCGAACTGGCCCCAGGCCCAGTTTCCGGCGATGTCGAGCACGTTGAAGGTTTCACCCTCGGGCAGGTCGCGAATCGGTTCTGCATCCGCGCGTCCGGTAACGCGCAGCACCGCGCCGGCCAGGATCGCGTGCGGCATCGGCACGGCGTAATGCGGTACGAAGCAAAGCCCGGCGAGCTTGATATGCGCAAGGTCGCCGCGCACGGGCAGGCATCCGGGATCCGCGGTCACGCTCGGCCCGGTCATGGCAAGCAGCCCATCGATCCGGGGAGGGCGGGTATAGGAATCCTCAGTGGCCAACGCGGGTGCTTCTCCAAATGCAAAGATGCGCGCGCTTAGCGGGGGCGTGGCAAAGACGCAAGTTCAGCCACGTTCGCCAGTGTAGCGCTGCTGCAACATGTACCATGCCGCGCGCAGGCCCAGGGCATCGCCGCCCTTGGGACGACCCGGCTTCGAAGCGGGGCGCCAGGCGAAAGTATCGAAGTGCGCCCAGTCGAGCCCCTTGGCCACGAAGCGGTCCATGAACAGCGCTGCGGTGCTGGCTCCGGCGAAGCCGCTGGACCCGGCATTGTTGATGTCGGCAATGTCCGACTTCAGGTAATCGCGGTAGCCGTCGTAAAGCGGGAGGCGCCAGCAGGGATCGTCCACGCCGAGCCCGGCGTCAAGGATGGCTTGTGCGGTGGCATCCTCGCGGGCGAACAGGGCGGGCAGGTCCGGTCCTACGGCCACGCGGGCAGCGCCGGTGAGGGTGGCGAAATCGATCACCAGTTCCGGTTCCTTCTCACTCGCGCGGGTGAGCGCATCGCCGAGGATCAGGCGGCCCTCGGCATCGGTGTTGCCGATTTCCACGGTGATGCCGGCGCGGCTGCGCAGCACGTCGCCGGGGCGGAAGGAATTGCCCGAAATGGCGTTTTCGACTGCGGGGATCACGAGGTGGAGGCGCACGGGAAGCCTGGCGCCCATGATGAGGCGCGCCAGGGCGAGGGCATGGGCAGCGCCGCCCATGTCCTTCTTCATCAGCAGCATGCCCGCGCCCGGCTTGATATCCAGCCCGCCTGAATCGAAGCATACGCCCTTGCCGACGACGGCGATCCGGGGATGCTTGGGATCGCCCCATTCGAGTTCGATCAGGCGGGGGGCATGGGCGCGGCCCGCCGCGCGGCCGACGGCATGGACCATCGGGTATTCGCGTTCGAGCATTTCTCCGCGCGTGATCTTCACCTCCGCGCGGAAGGCCTTGGCGAGCGATTCCGCTTCGGATTCGAGCTGGCCCGGACCCATGTCCTCGGCCGGGGTGTTGACGAGATCGCGCACGAGTTCGATCGCTTCGGCTTCGGCGATCACGGCGTCGATCGCCTTGACCTCTCCGGTGAGGAGAATGCGTGGGCCTTCCTCGGAAGGATCGGACAGGTAGCGGTCGAAGCTGTACTGACCGGCGATCCAGCCCAGCGCAGCCTTGCCCGGTTCGCCCGAGGCGCGGCGATAGGTTCCAGCGGGCAGGACTTCAGCCAGCCTGGCAAGGCACCAGGTCGACAGCTTGGCCGGGTCGGCCACGCCGGCGGCGACGAACCAGCCGTCTCCATCGGGCAGGATTGCGTGGCTGCCGGCCGCGCCTGCGAACTTCTGCGCTTCCAGCGCGGCGCGCTGTGGAACCGACAGGCCCTTGATGAATTGCTCCAGTCCATCCTTGCCAATGAGGTGGAGGGCGACGGCCTTCTGGCCGCGATCGGGCTGAATCAATGCGTTCTTGTCGGTCATGGCCACATTCTCTAGCCTTCCCGCAAGCATGAGCCGAGAGGAAAAATGATGCGATTTGGTGCCTGGTGTCTTGTCTCCGCTGCAACGGCTGCCCTGCTCCTGGGCGGGTGCAAGGGTGAGGCGCCGGTCGCCGCCACTTCGGATGCGGCCTCCGGCGAGGCGATGGCCGAAACCGAAGCCGCTACCGAGCCCGCCGCGCAAGCCAGCGAAGTTCCGGTGGGGGGCGGCCGCGAGGAGAAGGTGGAGAACGACCTCTACGAGTTCAGTTATTCCTATCCCGATGCGGCGGGCGCGATCCCGGGTCTCAAGGCGAACCTCGACAAGCAACTGGAACAGTCCCGCGCGGATCTTATCGGCAGCGCGAAATCCGGACAGGCGGAATCGAAGCAGAACGACTATCCCTACCATGCCTACAGTTATGGCGAGGACTGGAAGGTCGTCACCAGCCTGCCGGGCTGGCTCTCGCTGTCTTCGGAAATCTATACTTATTCCGGCGGCGCGCACGGCATGACCATCTTCGATACCCTGCTGTGGGACCGCCAGGCCGAGCAGGCGCGCAAGCCGATCGACCTCTTCACCAGCAAGGAGGCGCTCTCGAAGGCGCTGCGCACGCCGTTCTGCGCCGCGCTGGACAAGGAGCGCGTCAAGCGCCGGGGCGGCCCGATCGACAAGAGCGATGACATGTTCTCCGAATGCATCGATCCGATCGAGCAGATCGTGATCCTGGGCTCGGCCAACGGCAGGACATTCGATCGCGTCGGCCTGCTGGTCCCGCCCTACAATGCCGGGCCGTATGCCGAGGGCAGCTACGAGGTGACGGTTCCGGTAACGGGCGCGGTCATGGCGGCGCTCAAGCCGCAGTACCGGTCGAGCTTCTCGGTCGCAAAATGAGGTGAGGGAAACGCAAATGCGCGAGGTCACGCACGATCTCGCAATTTGCGCGTACAATCGTTATGTACCCCTCATGACCGAATACCAGATCGTCGAACCCGGAAGCGAAACCGTCCTGCGTGACGGCACCATCAAGCTGCACGGCCCCGAGGGCTTCGAGGGCATGCGCAAGGCCGGGCGCCTTGCCGCCATGATCCTCGACGAGATTGCGCCGATGGTGCAGCCCGGCGTGACCACGGCGGCGATCGACGACAAGGTGCGCGAACTCACGCTCGATGGCGGTGCGGTGCCGGCGACGCTCGGCTACCGGGGCTATGCGCATTCCTGCTGCATCTCGATCAACCATGTGGTCTGCCACGGCATTCCGTCGGAAAAGACGATCAAGGACGGCGATATCGTCAATATCGACGTGACCCCGCTGCTCGATGGCTGGCACGGTGACACCAGCCGCATGTACCTTGCCGGCGACGTTTCGCTGAAGGCGCGCCGTCTGGTGGACGTGACTTACGAGTGCCTGATGATCGGCATCGAACAGGCCCGGCCCGGCAACCGGGTGGGTGATATCGGCGCGGCCATCCAGGCCCATGCCGAATCGTTCCGCTACGGCGTCGTGCGGGAATTCTGCGGCCATGGCCTGGGCCGTTTGTTCCACGATGCGCCGGAAGTGGTCCATGCCGGCCGCCCCGGCACCGGTCCGCTGCTCAAGCCCGGCATGTTCATGACCATCGAGCCGATGATAAATCTTGGCAAGCCGCCGGTTAAGCTTCTGGCCGATGGCTGGACGGCGGTCACCCGCGACAAGTCGCTTTCAGCGCAGTTCGAGCATTCGATCGGCATTACCGAGACGGGCTGCGAGATATTCACCACCAGCCTCAAGGGTCTCCACAAGCCCCCCTACGCCTGAGCCTCGTCGCCCTCGGGCGGATCGGAGCCGATGAAGTCATCGCCCCGGCGCATGTCCGGGGCGTGACCTGACGCCTGCGCCATGACAGCCTCCCGCCCGGAAAAAGGGAAGGGAGAGCTATGGCGACCGCGGCGATGGACCTGACCGGCGGCGTTCCCGAGGATCGCGAGTATGTCGTGGCGAAAAAGCCCGACGAAGGGCTGCGCGATGCGGTGAACGTCTGGATCGAGGAAGAGAACGGCCTTTTCGCCATGCGCATCGGCGTGGAAGCGGTGGGCAATGCCTGGGACCGGCACGAGTTCTGGCTGGACGTCGCCTTTGCCGATGGCCGCCTGCTATCCAGGCGCGGCGATGGTGAAACCCATTCGCCCTACGGGGCCGACGGTCGCCCTACCGTGCGCGGAACCGGGCCGGTGCGGTTCGAATGCATCGAGCCGTTCCGCAAATGGATTGCCACCTACAAGGGGCAGGCTGCCGAGACCTCGGCGCAGCAGGTCATCGACAATCCCGATTTCGAGGAAACCTGCTGGACCGATCTCGAGATCGCGGTGGAGATGGAGATGGCGGCACCGCCTTGGGTGCCGGGTTCGCTCCTGCCGGAGGCTGCCGCGGCGCTGGGGGGCGAGCAGGGCAGTTTCATGAGCCCGCGCTACGAACAGTTGTTCCGCTGCACGGGAACGCTCACTCTCGATGGCGAGACCCGCAGGTTCAACGCCAACGGACTGCGCATCCGTCGCACCGGCTTTCGTGCGTTTGCCGGGTTCTGGGGACACTGCTGGCAATCGGCGACATTCCCGGACGGCCGCGCATTCGGCTTCAACATCTATCCCCCGCGTGAGGATGGCGAGCCGAACTACGCGGAAGGATGGATCATCGATGGCGAAGGCGTGCGCGTACCTGCCCGACCCGTGGAAGTGCCATGGCTTCGCCGCTTCGTGACCGGCGACGAGGACGTATCTTTCGTGCTGGAAACGATTGACGGTCGCCGCATCGCGATTGCGGGGCGAACTTTCGTCAACACCCGCTCGCGCGGCGGTTTCGCCAAGCCGGTGGATTGGCCTGCGGACTTCCCGCTCGTCCAGCAGAGCCATGCATTCTACACCTGGGACGGTGAGCGGACGACCGGGATGATCGAACGATCGAGCAAGCCCAGCGTGATGGAGCCTTAGAAAGGCCGCGCGGAGAAGTGTTTCCGCCTCCCCGCGCGGCGGATATCAGCCGAGATAGATGCCCGCGGGATTGCCGGTGACGCCGGATTCCACTTCGAACAGCGCGCCGTCGAATTCGGAATCGGGCAGGCCGGTCGCCGCCGAGGTCACGAACATGCGGTCCAGCTTTTCGCCTGCGAAAGCGATGTTGGTGATGCGCCTGGCCGGAAGCTCGATCGAGCGCTCGCGCGTGCCGTCGGGAGCAAAGCGGCTGATCCGGCCGCCGTCCCAGTGTGCCGTCCAGAGATAACCTTCGGCGTCCGTGGTCATGCCGTCGGGATAGCCGTCTTCCTCGGAGAAGCGGATGAATTCCTCGCGCGAATGGGCACCGCTCTCGTCCAGGGCGAAGCGGTAGATCACCCGGCGGCCCGAATCGGCATGGTAGAGCCACTGGCCGCAAGGCGAGAACGCCGGGCCGTTGGGCACCGTGTAGTCGGTGTCGATCACCTGCCATTCGCCCGAGGGCGAGAGGCGGTAGAGCGAGCCGGTCACTTCTTCCTCTGCCATGTCCATCGTGCCGCACCAGATCGCGCCGTGGCGGTCGGCCTTGCCGTCGTTCATGCGGTTGCCGGGCAGGTGGGGCTCGGGATCGTTACGCTCGGAAATCGTCAGCGGGTCGAGCGTGATATTGGCCACGCCGTCCTGGAAGCCGCCGATCAGGCCGCCTTGCGCGCGCGGAGCGACCCAGCCGAGGCGTGCGGGCATATCCCAGCGAGTTACCGTGTTGTCCGCGAGGCTGAGGCGGTTGAGGGCAGGGGTGAGGATGTCGACCCAGTAGAAGGCATTGTCGCGCTCGCACCAGAGCGCGCCTTCGCCGAGGGTATCGCGCACGTCGCGATCGATCTTGCGCCAAAGCGTCATGAGAACTCTCCCTATGCTGTGAAAACGGTTCGGCCCCCGCCCCCGCCTTTCCCTTGTTCAGGGACAGGCAGGGGCGGGGGCCGATAGGTCATCCGGCGGC encodes:
- a CDS encoding DUF4163 domain-containing protein, which gives rise to MMRFGAWCLVSAATAALLLGGCKGEAPVAATSDAASGEAMAETEAATEPAAQASEVPVGGGREEKVENDLYEFSYSYPDAAGAIPGLKANLDKQLEQSRADLIGSAKSGQAESKQNDYPYHAYSYGEDWKVVTSLPGWLSLSSEIYTYSGGAHGMTIFDTLLWDRQAEQARKPIDLFTSKEALSKALRTPFCAALDKERVKRRGGPIDKSDDMFSECIDPIEQIVILGSANGRTFDRVGLLVPPYNAGPYAEGSYEVTVPVTGAVMAALKPQYRSSFSVAK
- the map gene encoding type I methionyl aminopeptidase, whose translation is MTEYQIVEPGSETVLRDGTIKLHGPEGFEGMRKAGRLAAMILDEIAPMVQPGVTTAAIDDKVRELTLDGGAVPATLGYRGYAHSCCISINHVVCHGIPSEKTIKDGDIVNIDVTPLLDGWHGDTSRMYLAGDVSLKARRLVDVTYECLMIGIEQARPGNRVGDIGAAIQAHAESFRYGVVREFCGHGLGRLFHDAPEVVHAGRPGTGPLLKPGMFMTIEPMINLGKPPVKLLADGWTAVTRDKSLSAQFEHSIGITETGCEIFTTSLKGLHKPPYA
- a CDS encoding SMP-30/gluconolactonase/LRE family protein; protein product: MTLWRKIDRDVRDTLGEGALWCERDNAFYWVDILTPALNRLSLADNTVTRWDMPARLGWVAPRAQGGLIGGFQDGVANITLDPLTISERNDPEPHLPGNRMNDGKADRHGAIWCGTMDMAEEEVTGSLYRLSPSGEWQVIDTDYTVPNGPAFSPCGQWLYHADSGRRVIYRFALDESGAHSREEFIRFSEEDGYPDGMTTDAEGYLWTAHWDGGRISRFAPDGTRERSIELPARRITNIAFAGEKLDRMFVTSAATGLPDSEFDGALFEVESGVTGNPAGIYLG